A window of the Dongshaea marina genome harbors these coding sequences:
- a CDS encoding bacteriohemerythrin: MVAWNAQTMGMDIEVIDHQHQRLIQIINELEWAIQEKPFDREKLKEVLGSMFDYAYYHFQTEEFYLDKFNYPGIVSHKNEHRYFIERYQMLIKLFNTDDDYLEIAKDAQEFLENWLVSHICGTDQGYAALFKEHGM; the protein is encoded by the coding sequence GTGGTTGCATGGAATGCACAAACCATGGGAATGGATATCGAGGTGATTGACCATCAACATCAGAGGTTAATTCAGATCATCAATGAGCTGGAGTGGGCGATTCAGGAAAAACCATTCGATAGAGAAAAGCTCAAGGAAGTACTGGGTAGCATGTTTGACTATGCTTACTATCACTTTCAAACCGAAGAATTTTACCTGGATAAATTTAATTACCCTGGAATTGTGAGTCACAAAAACGAGCACCGGTATTTTATTGAGCGCTACCAGATGCTGATAAAGCTATTCAACACAGATGATGACTACCTTGAGATCGCCAAAGATGCACAGGAGTTTCTCGAAAATTGGCTAGTCTCGCATATTTGCGGCACGGATCAGGGCTATGCGGCACTCTTTAAAGAGCATGGGATGTAG
- a CDS encoding AraC family ligand binding domain-containing protein, translated as MYYPISHHSLQLAKDKHSKRQKQPRAQLVWLIDGEASVRLGNNYYPLSRGSLLWLPADCLSSLRADSDCSMFISKLSLRVTGELPGQAGYFSSSPLLDALAITLQDYPREMSWEGEYGRMGRCILDQLRHQSFSKL; from the coding sequence ATGTATTACCCCATATCCCATCACAGCCTGCAGCTTGCAAAAGATAAGCACAGCAAGCGACAGAAACAGCCTCGAGCTCAGCTGGTATGGTTGATTGATGGTGAAGCCTCGGTTCGACTCGGGAACAATTACTATCCTCTAAGCAGGGGATCCCTGTTGTGGCTGCCCGCGGACTGCTTAAGCTCACTCAGGGCCGACAGCGATTGCTCCATGTTTATCTCTAAGTTGTCACTTCGGGTCACCGGAGAGCTCCCCGGGCAAGCGGGTTACTTCAGCAGCTCTCCCCTGCTCGATGCCCTGGCGATAACCCTGCAAGATTACCCCCGTGAAATGAGCTGGGAGGGTGAGTATGGCCGGATGGGACGCTGCATTCTGGATCAACTCAGACACCAGAGCTTTAGCAAACTATAA